The following coding sequences lie in one Alicyclobacillus curvatus genomic window:
- the gcvH gene encoding glycine cleavage system protein GcvH: MSNTPQELKYSKEHEWVRVDGSKAYIGISDFAQDELGDIVFVELPEAGSTLSVNSTFGTVESVKTVSDLFAPISGKVVEVNGKLEDSPELVNSDPYGDGWMIVVEMSEPSELDDLLDAAAYSAHVAE; encoded by the coding sequence GTGAGCAATACACCGCAAGAATTGAAGTACTCCAAAGAACACGAATGGGTACGCGTAGACGGCTCCAAGGCTTACATAGGTATCAGTGATTTTGCTCAGGATGAATTGGGAGATATCGTCTTCGTTGAGCTCCCAGAGGCAGGTTCAACCCTGAGTGTCAATTCGACGTTTGGTACGGTTGAGTCTGTAAAGACGGTCTCAGACTTGTTCGCCCCGATTAGCGGCAAGGTTGTTGAGGTCAACGGCAAGCTTGAGGACAGCCCTGAACTTGTCAACAGTGACCCGTACGGCGATGGTTGGATGATTGTCGTTGAAATGTCAGAGCCCAGTGAACTTGACGACTTGCTTGATGCGGCTGCATATAGCGCTCACGTTGCGGAGTGA
- the plsY gene encoding glycerol-3-phosphate 1-O-acyltransferase PlsY: MLVLSAVIAYLIGSISFSTLIGRWFGKIDIRDHGSGNAGATNTLRVLGVKYAVIVLLADIAKGVVAVLLAKALGAGNPWVTYLSALTVIIGHNWPIYFGFRGGKGIATTIGVLLILMPKSVLTASLVAVILIALTRYVSLGAIVLTVLTPVAGILFHSGTGKVVLAVAIAVLSIWRHRKNIQRLLHGQERRVFSK; the protein is encoded by the coding sequence GTGTTAGTGCTCAGTGCGGTCATCGCATATCTTATCGGCTCGATATCCTTTAGCACTCTGATTGGTCGATGGTTCGGCAAAATCGATATCCGTGACCATGGAAGCGGGAATGCAGGGGCGACCAATACCCTGCGCGTTCTTGGGGTTAAGTATGCTGTCATTGTTCTTCTAGCAGACATTGCAAAAGGTGTCGTTGCCGTGCTGTTGGCTAAAGCCCTCGGGGCGGGAAATCCTTGGGTTACATACCTCAGTGCCCTGACCGTTATTATCGGCCACAACTGGCCCATCTATTTCGGGTTTCGTGGCGGAAAAGGCATCGCAACAACGATTGGTGTGTTGTTAATACTAATGCCGAAATCAGTCCTTACTGCCTCGCTCGTGGCCGTCATACTGATTGCCTTGACGCGTTACGTTTCACTCGGCGCGATTGTCCTGACCGTCTTAACTCCAGTGGCAGGGATTTTGTTCCATAGCGGAACAGGGAAAGTGGTTTTGGCTGTGGCAATCGCCGTGCTGTCTATTTGGCGACATCGAAAAAACATTCAGCGTTTGTTGCACGGACAGGAACGCCGCGTGTTCAGCAAATAG
- the spoIVA gene encoding stage IV sporulation protein A, which translates to MEKFDVFKDIAERTGGDIYLGVVGPVRTGKSTFIKKFMELIVLPNIKDESERVRATDELPQSAAGRTIMTTEPKFVPNQAVEISVAEGLDVNVRVVDCVGYTVSGARGYEDESGPRMVTTPWFDEPIPFQEAAEIGTRKVIADHSTLGIVVTTDGSVAEIPREGYVEAEERVIDELKELGKPFVIIVNSVDPEHARAQHLRDELTEKYDVPVIALSCSTLTVHEIHAVLREALYEFPVKEVNVNLPSWVMVLDDDHWLRQDFQSSVQDTIQDIRRIRDIDRVVANFSNYEFISYAGLSHMDMGKGIAVIDLSAPDELYDRVLTEVVGVQIAGRDQLLRMMKDFVYAKREYDKVAEALKMVKMTGYGVAPPALEEMTLDEPELIKQGSRFGVRLKATAPSIHMIRVDVESEFAPIVGTEKQSEELVRYLMQDFEQDPLKIWQSDIFGKSLAAIVREGISGKLSMMPENAQYKLKETLQRIINEGSGGLIAIIL; encoded by the coding sequence GTGGAAAAGTTCGACGTATTCAAGGATATTGCAGAGCGAACAGGAGGCGACATCTATCTCGGCGTAGTCGGCCCCGTGCGCACTGGCAAGTCTACCTTTATCAAAAAGTTCATGGAACTGATTGTACTGCCGAACATCAAAGATGAGTCCGAACGGGTTCGTGCGACTGATGAGCTTCCACAGAGCGCTGCTGGCCGAACCATTATGACAACAGAACCAAAATTCGTCCCGAACCAGGCAGTTGAGATATCTGTGGCCGAGGGTCTCGACGTCAACGTTCGTGTCGTCGACTGTGTTGGTTATACCGTGAGTGGCGCGAGAGGCTACGAAGACGAATCTGGGCCAAGGATGGTTACGACCCCGTGGTTTGACGAACCCATTCCATTTCAGGAAGCGGCCGAGATTGGCACCCGTAAGGTGATTGCGGACCATTCGACGCTCGGCATCGTCGTTACAACAGACGGCAGTGTCGCTGAAATCCCGCGTGAAGGGTACGTCGAGGCTGAAGAACGGGTCATTGACGAACTGAAGGAGCTTGGAAAACCATTTGTCATTATTGTCAACTCTGTTGACCCAGAACATGCACGGGCTCAGCACTTGCGCGACGAGCTTACAGAGAAGTACGATGTGCCGGTTATTGCACTATCCTGCTCGACACTAACCGTGCACGAGATTCACGCAGTCTTGCGCGAGGCTCTGTACGAATTCCCAGTCAAAGAGGTTAACGTTAATCTCCCAAGCTGGGTGATGGTTCTCGATGATGACCACTGGCTCCGTCAGGATTTCCAATCAAGCGTCCAGGATACCATTCAGGACATTCGACGCATTCGCGATATCGACCGAGTCGTCGCAAACTTTTCAAATTACGAGTTTATCTCTTACGCCGGACTCTCCCACATGGATATGGGGAAAGGTATAGCAGTCATAGACCTGTCAGCGCCCGATGAACTATACGACCGCGTGTTAACAGAAGTGGTTGGGGTACAAATCGCAGGTCGCGACCAACTGCTGCGTATGATGAAAGACTTCGTCTATGCAAAGCGGGAATACGACAAGGTTGCCGAAGCTCTGAAAATGGTCAAGATGACAGGCTACGGAGTCGCCCCCCCGGCGCTCGAGGAAATGACCCTCGATGAACCAGAACTCATTAAGCAAGGGTCAAGATTTGGTGTGCGCCTGAAAGCTACAGCTCCATCGATTCACATGATTCGTGTCGACGTTGAGTCAGAGTTCGCCCCAATTGTTGGCACGGAGAAGCAATCTGAAGAGTTGGTGCGCTATCTAATGCAGGACTTCGAACAAGACCCGCTCAAAATATGGCAAAGTGACATCTTTGGCAAGTCATTGGCAGCCATTGTGCGGGAAGGCATCTCTGGCAAATTGTCCATGATGCCTGAAAACGCACAGTACAAACTTAAAGAGACCCTCCAACGCATCATCAATGAGGGCAGCGGTGGTCTTATCGCCATCATCCTTTAA
- a CDS encoding (d)CMP kinase produces the protein MGEHVSIAIDGPAGAGKSTVARIVAKRLCLLYVDTGAMYRSIAWLAVRFGVSPADERALTRLLDEYPLTFQRDPELGTLVVRFQNQDITSLLRSPEVSAIVSQLSVHPLVRERLTSIQRSLGRDTSVVMDGRDIGTVVMPDADVKVFLTASLDERARRRAEEIAAAQGREVSEVSIRESMAERDERDSSRDVAPLRPAADAYILDSTGKSVDEVVDEILRLVQESVK, from the coding sequence GTGGGAGAACACGTCAGCATTGCAATCGATGGCCCGGCTGGAGCTGGGAAGAGTACGGTAGCACGCATTGTTGCGAAGCGTCTTTGTTTACTGTACGTCGACACTGGAGCCATGTATCGGTCAATCGCTTGGCTGGCAGTTCGCTTCGGGGTCAGTCCCGCGGATGAACGCGCACTCACTCGACTCTTGGACGAGTATCCACTCACGTTTCAACGCGACCCGGAGCTAGGCACACTGGTCGTCCGTTTTCAAAATCAAGACATCACCTCTCTGTTGCGTTCACCAGAAGTCTCTGCGATTGTCTCGCAATTGTCCGTCCACCCTCTTGTTCGTGAACGCTTAACATCTATCCAACGCTCGCTCGGTCGTGATACCAGCGTGGTGATGGACGGACGGGACATTGGTACAGTGGTCATGCCTGATGCCGATGTCAAAGTGTTTTTGACTGCGAGTTTGGACGAACGTGCTCGAAGACGTGCGGAAGAAATCGCCGCTGCTCAGGGTCGCGAGGTCAGTGAAGTATCTATCCGGGAGTCCATGGCCGAACGGGATGAACGGGATTCTTCACGTGATGTGGCGCCCCTGCGACCTGCCGCTGATGCGTACATCCTGGATTCAACGGGAAAGTCCGTCGATGAGGTTGTGGATGAAATTCTGCGCCTTGTTCAGGAGAGTGTGAAATGA
- the der gene encoding ribosome biogenesis GTPase Der has product MALPVVAIVGRANVGKSTLFNRIVGERISIVEDVPGVTRDRLYAQADWNGQNFLLIDTGGIELSDVDEVANLIRVQAELAIDEAQVIVFLVDGRSGLTSADHDVARLLRRSGKPVVLGVNKIDHPNHMASVYDFYELGFQEPIGISSEHGHGTGDLLDAVVAHLPKTDEEVYDEDVIRIALIGRPNVGKSSLVNALLGSERVMVSPEAGTTRDAVDSPLVFDGQRFVLIDTAGIRRRGKVYERIEKYSVIRALRAIERADVVFVVLDGEAGIIEQDKKIAGYAVEAGRAVGILVNKWDAVEKDDKTSQRVTDEIREEFPFMRWAPVQFVSAHTGQRVMRMLPLAVEISNNHALRISTSTLNTVIEEATTSVTPPSDKGNRLRIYYATQVGTKPPMFAMFVNRAELFHFSYQRYIENQLRKSFELSGTPIRIVARNRSK; this is encoded by the coding sequence ATGGCGTTACCCGTAGTAGCGATTGTAGGACGAGCCAACGTCGGCAAATCAACACTATTTAACCGCATCGTCGGTGAGCGAATTTCGATTGTAGAGGATGTTCCTGGAGTCACAAGGGACCGGTTGTATGCACAGGCGGATTGGAACGGGCAAAATTTTCTGCTGATTGATACCGGAGGTATTGAGCTTTCCGACGTGGATGAGGTCGCAAATCTTATTCGCGTTCAAGCCGAGTTGGCAATTGACGAGGCCCAGGTGATTGTCTTTCTTGTTGACGGTCGCTCAGGTCTCACCTCCGCCGATCACGATGTGGCTCGCCTCTTACGGCGATCAGGTAAACCTGTTGTCCTTGGTGTGAACAAAATAGACCATCCCAATCATATGGCATCAGTGTACGACTTTTACGAGCTCGGATTTCAAGAGCCGATTGGTATTTCTTCCGAACACGGTCACGGCACAGGAGACCTTCTCGATGCAGTTGTTGCCCATCTGCCCAAGACTGACGAAGAAGTTTATGATGAAGACGTCATTCGGATAGCCCTCATTGGCCGACCGAATGTCGGCAAATCGTCACTCGTCAATGCGCTTCTGGGCAGTGAACGGGTCATGGTGAGTCCAGAAGCCGGCACTACTCGCGACGCAGTAGACTCACCGCTTGTGTTCGACGGCCAGCGCTTTGTTTTGATTGATACGGCGGGTATCCGTCGCCGAGGCAAAGTATATGAACGCATCGAAAAGTACAGTGTCATTCGCGCACTCAGAGCCATTGAACGCGCGGACGTCGTGTTTGTCGTCCTTGACGGGGAAGCTGGCATTATTGAGCAGGACAAAAAGATTGCTGGATACGCAGTTGAGGCTGGACGAGCGGTGGGGATTTTAGTCAACAAGTGGGATGCCGTTGAAAAAGACGATAAGACGTCACAACGGGTCACTGATGAGATCAGAGAAGAGTTTCCGTTTATGCGCTGGGCTCCGGTACAGTTTGTTTCAGCCCACACCGGGCAGCGAGTGATGCGGATGTTGCCACTTGCTGTGGAGATTTCAAACAACCATGCTCTGCGCATTTCAACGTCAACGCTAAACACGGTGATTGAGGAAGCAACAACGAGCGTGACGCCGCCATCAGATAAGGGCAACCGCCTGCGGATTTACTACGCAACGCAGGTCGGGACAAAGCCCCCGATGTTTGCCATGTTCGTGAACAGAGCCGAATTGTTCCACTTTTCTTATCAACGATACATAGAAAATCAGCTGCGTAAATCGTTTGAATTGTCGGGTACACCAATCCGGATTGTTGCCCGCAATCGCTCAAAGTGA
- a CDS encoding NAD(P)H-dependent glycerol-3-phosphate dehydrogenase: MNVAVLGAGSWGTALAATLVKNACRVTIWARDRQVAQEINVQNQNSRYLPGAKLPVGLHATTELEDALIASNVVIFAVPSGSMRDVVERSKPLITGHPILCHAVKGFDPQTSSTMTDLILEYHPEAEKRVCVIAGPSHAEEVVTGLPTTIVAAAYSRLTAETVQDLLMNRVLRVYTNPDVKGAELGGALKNIIALGVGIADGLGFGDNAKAALMTRGLTEIARLGLKLGASVLTFAGLSGVGDLIVTCTSRHSRNYQTGKWLGQGKSLEEALKLVGMAVEGINTTRIAVALAATHGIEMPIAQALYEVLFDGKAPRTAVEDLMTRARIHEIEEIASEQISASWD; the protein is encoded by the coding sequence ATGAATGTTGCAGTGCTTGGTGCCGGCAGTTGGGGTACAGCTCTCGCCGCCACATTGGTGAAAAACGCTTGTAGAGTGACCATCTGGGCACGAGACAGGCAAGTCGCACAAGAGATTAACGTGCAGAACCAGAACTCGCGTTACCTTCCGGGGGCCAAACTACCGGTGGGTCTTCACGCCACAACAGAACTCGAAGATGCGCTGATTGCGTCTAATGTGGTCATTTTCGCCGTTCCGTCCGGGTCGATGCGGGATGTGGTGGAACGTTCCAAGCCCCTCATCACCGGCCATCCAATTCTCTGCCACGCAGTCAAAGGTTTTGACCCTCAGACATCCTCCACAATGACAGACCTTATCCTTGAATACCACCCGGAGGCAGAAAAACGGGTTTGTGTCATTGCAGGTCCAAGCCATGCTGAAGAAGTCGTAACAGGTTTGCCGACCACCATCGTCGCCGCTGCGTATTCCAGACTGACAGCAGAGACAGTGCAAGACCTGCTCATGAACCGCGTGCTCCGGGTTTACACGAACCCGGATGTGAAGGGAGCAGAGCTTGGTGGAGCGCTGAAGAACATTATTGCGCTTGGAGTTGGCATTGCGGATGGCCTGGGTTTCGGTGACAATGCAAAAGCTGCCTTGATGACCAGAGGTCTTACTGAAATTGCACGCCTTGGCTTAAAATTGGGAGCATCTGTACTCACATTTGCCGGATTGTCAGGCGTTGGAGACCTGATTGTCACGTGCACCAGCAGACACAGCCGTAACTACCAGACGGGAAAATGGCTTGGGCAGGGTAAATCCCTCGAAGAAGCCTTAAAGCTGGTGGGGATGGCGGTCGAAGGTATTAATACCACACGGATTGCAGTTGCATTGGCTGCGACACACGGTATCGAAATGCCCATTGCGCAGGCCTTGTACGAAGTTCTGTTCGACGGCAAAGCACCACGCACTGCTGTCGAGGACCTGATGACGAGAGCCCGAATTCATGAAATTGAGGAAATCGCTTCGGAACAGATTTCGGCCAGTTGGGACTAG
- a CDS encoding 1-acyl-sn-glycerol-3-phosphate acyltransferase, with product MSDVSRRYRSPVYKVIRGVAVSLVHLLFRVRVSGREYLPKDGGFLIASNHINVLDPFVIGAVVPRFVEFMAKDELFHVPVASGLIRYLGAFPVRRGANDKAALKRALEVPKRGGCLVIFPEGHRSRDGRIGKGLPGIALVARRSMCPVVPCAIVGTYGFRRTVMIRFGEPIVPSEDDTNETLLDKLMTQIRYLHSVSNLGS from the coding sequence ATGAGCGATGTTTCGCGCAGGTATAGGTCTCCCGTCTACAAAGTCATTCGGGGTGTGGCTGTGTCTCTGGTTCACCTGCTGTTCCGAGTCCGTGTCAGCGGTCGGGAATACCTCCCCAAAGACGGAGGATTCCTTATTGCGAGTAATCACATCAACGTGCTTGACCCGTTTGTGATTGGCGCTGTGGTTCCCAGATTTGTGGAGTTTATGGCGAAAGATGAGTTGTTTCACGTACCGGTTGCATCTGGTCTGATTCGCTACCTCGGTGCTTTTCCAGTGCGGCGCGGAGCCAACGACAAGGCTGCTTTGAAGCGGGCACTCGAAGTACCTAAACGCGGAGGATGCCTGGTTATTTTTCCGGAAGGGCATCGGTCTCGTGACGGCAGGATAGGCAAAGGGCTTCCAGGAATTGCTCTTGTCGCTCGGCGCTCAATGTGTCCTGTGGTACCGTGCGCGATTGTCGGTACATACGGTTTTCGGCGAACAGTCATGATTCGATTTGGTGAACCGATTGTGCCTTCCGAGGACGACACAAATGAGACTTTATTGGACAAACTGATGACACAGATTCGTTACTTGCATAGCGTTTCAAACCTTGGGTCGTGA
- the rpsA gene encoding 30S ribosomal protein S1 — translation MSEETREAVSETVLNPGDVVTGRVIEVDDKKVVVDIGYAFNGIIPIRELSALRIEHPSEVCAVGDEVTTKVIKIDEEDQVVVLSKREAAAQGAWDELQDKFENAETLEVTVQDVVKGGLVTDVGVRGFIPASLVDRKFVENLDEFKGQSIRVKVVELDPANNKLILSRKAVLDEEYEDTVTQTLESLPVGSVVSGTVQRLTNFGAFVDVGGVDGLVHISELAWHHVDHPEDVVKPGDTVQVRILKVDPEAGRVSLSMREAMPSPWEEGVQEFTPGSVVTGVVRRIVDFGAFVELKPGLEGLVHISQIAHQHVAQASDVLEEGQEVKVKILAIDPERQRISLSIKDASDDRPPRREPQPQQQHQQRSYQSAPQDDVTGTGATIGDLFRDLFKKQ, via the coding sequence ATGTCAGAGGAAACTCGCGAAGCCGTATCAGAAACCGTCTTGAATCCCGGTGACGTCGTCACAGGTCGCGTCATCGAAGTGGACGACAAGAAGGTTGTTGTAGACATCGGCTATGCGTTTAACGGGATTATCCCGATTCGGGAATTGTCAGCACTGCGCATTGAGCATCCGTCTGAGGTGTGCGCGGTGGGTGATGAAGTCACGACTAAGGTCATTAAGATTGATGAAGAAGATCAAGTCGTCGTCTTGTCCAAGCGCGAAGCGGCCGCACAAGGAGCATGGGACGAACTTCAGGATAAGTTCGAGAACGCAGAGACGTTGGAGGTTACGGTCCAGGACGTTGTCAAAGGCGGTCTCGTAACAGATGTCGGAGTCCGCGGTTTCATTCCTGCTTCACTCGTAGACCGTAAGTTTGTCGAGAATCTCGACGAGTTTAAGGGGCAATCCATTCGAGTCAAAGTTGTTGAGCTCGACCCAGCAAACAACAAGTTGATTCTTTCCCGGAAAGCCGTGCTCGATGAGGAGTATGAGGACACCGTGACACAAACGCTCGAATCACTTCCAGTGGGGTCAGTCGTTTCGGGGACTGTTCAAAGGCTGACCAACTTCGGTGCATTTGTTGACGTTGGCGGAGTTGACGGACTTGTCCACATTTCGGAACTTGCATGGCACCATGTAGATCACCCTGAAGACGTTGTCAAACCTGGAGATACCGTACAGGTCCGCATTTTAAAGGTTGACCCGGAGGCTGGCCGCGTTTCTTTGTCAATGCGCGAAGCGATGCCGAGTCCTTGGGAAGAAGGCGTTCAGGAATTTACGCCGGGCAGTGTCGTAACTGGTGTGGTGAGACGTATCGTGGACTTTGGAGCGTTTGTGGAACTAAAGCCGGGGCTTGAAGGGCTCGTGCACATCTCACAAATTGCTCACCAACACGTGGCTCAGGCTTCAGACGTACTCGAAGAAGGGCAGGAAGTCAAGGTCAAAATACTTGCGATTGACCCTGAGCGTCAGCGCATATCGCTGTCCATTAAGGATGCGTCCGACGACCGACCACCTCGTCGTGAACCTCAGCCACAGCAGCAACACCAGCAGCGCTCCTACCAGAGTGCCCCGCAAGATGATGTGACGGGAACTGGAGCAACCATCGGTGACCTGTTCCGCGACCTCTTCAAAAAACAATAA
- a CDS encoding DUF512 domain-containing protein, which translates to MPKIAQVHPDSLAEELELEPGDELLSINGQAIKDIVDLQFALATEDLEMEIKKADGEQWVLEVEKGYDEGLGVDWENPTVDRVRLCHNKCVFCFVDQIPTNMRQTLNVRDDDYRLSFLHGNFVTLTNVKDDELQRIVDLKMSPLNISVHTTNPELRVRMLANKRSGEIMRQIEFLAAGGIEMNTQIVLCPEWNDGDELDRTIRDLAPLYPAVRTLSVVPVGLTKHRRGLHSLRSCNPQEAARTIEQVAKWQERLRPELGVSFVHAADEFYVLANADVPPGEHYDDFAQTENGVGVIRTFLDELEEAWPRVPRAVSGGKRKIAIVTGASAEQTIRRSLARLNSFQGLDYKVFPIVNDFYGHHVTVTGLLTGTDIVGQLQGQMDGFDAVLLPDIMLKDDADVFLDDYTVDRVEKELGLPITVVPATGTGLLFGTLGHTQALPPRRRYEATLREQYPC; encoded by the coding sequence TTGCCAAAGATTGCGCAGGTACACCCGGACTCACTCGCTGAGGAACTGGAGCTCGAGCCCGGAGATGAACTTTTATCAATAAATGGTCAGGCGATTAAAGACATCGTTGATCTGCAGTTTGCATTGGCGACAGAAGATCTGGAAATGGAAATCAAGAAGGCTGATGGCGAACAGTGGGTCCTCGAGGTTGAAAAGGGATACGACGAAGGTCTCGGTGTAGACTGGGAAAATCCAACGGTCGATAGAGTGCGACTTTGTCACAATAAGTGCGTATTCTGTTTTGTGGATCAAATACCAACGAATATGCGACAAACGCTCAATGTCCGCGACGATGATTACCGTTTGTCATTTCTGCACGGGAACTTTGTTACCCTGACCAACGTTAAAGATGACGAGTTACAGCGTATCGTTGACCTGAAAATGTCACCCTTAAACATTTCCGTGCACACGACCAATCCCGAGCTACGAGTTCGGATGCTCGCTAACAAACGGTCGGGTGAAATCATGCGGCAAATTGAATTCCTCGCCGCAGGCGGTATCGAAATGAACACCCAAATTGTCCTCTGTCCGGAATGGAACGATGGTGATGAGTTGGACCGGACAATCCGTGATTTGGCTCCACTGTATCCCGCGGTCCGGACACTCTCAGTGGTTCCGGTGGGCCTCACCAAGCACCGACGAGGCCTTCATTCTTTACGCTCTTGCAATCCACAGGAGGCTGCGCGCACAATTGAACAGGTGGCCAAATGGCAAGAAAGACTAAGACCCGAACTCGGAGTTTCGTTCGTGCACGCGGCGGACGAGTTTTACGTCCTGGCCAATGCTGATGTTCCACCTGGGGAGCACTACGACGACTTTGCCCAGACAGAGAACGGCGTAGGCGTTATCCGTACGTTTCTCGATGAACTGGAAGAGGCCTGGCCTCGTGTGCCTAGGGCAGTGTCTGGTGGCAAGCGAAAAATTGCCATTGTCACAGGTGCCTCTGCTGAACAGACCATTCGGAGGTCACTCGCACGATTGAACTCGTTTCAAGGACTCGATTACAAGGTGTTTCCGATTGTCAATGATTTCTATGGACACCACGTCACAGTGACGGGGTTGCTTACGGGTACGGACATCGTTGGTCAGTTACAAGGACAGATGGATGGATTTGATGCCGTTCTGCTGCCGGACATCATGCTGAAGGACGATGCGGACGTGTTTCTTGACGATTACACGGTGGATAGGGTTGAGAAAGAACTTGGATTGCCGATAACGGTCGTCCCGGCGACGGGAACTGGCCTATTGTTTGGTACGCTTGGACACACCCAGGCCCTGCCGCCGCGCCGGCGGTATGAAGCCACGCTGCGCGAACAGTACCCCTGCTAA
- a CDS encoding flagellar brake protein, with protein sequence MPLPTVGQALRVRTSQDTNGYFRSRLTDISSDGLIIEPPLAMDGRPLFPMAGESFWVEFHAIDGAICFFRSTFVALTETPTPAWVVTRPQLADVHRQQRREFVRVEVEIPVRLEASRGGGMQMWEVRSKDLSGGGIGLWLPKTAVLQAGSTVYCKFTLPRDDFPIDTQGVVVRVGERNDNGYGVASIQFLKMRENIRQRIIQFTFWRQRFLSSLSEDLHHS encoded by the coding sequence TTGCCTTTACCTACTGTTGGACAGGCGTTGCGTGTCCGAACATCGCAGGATACAAACGGCTATTTTCGTTCCCGGTTGACTGACATCTCGAGCGACGGTCTGATTATCGAACCTCCACTGGCAATGGACGGCCGCCCTCTGTTTCCCATGGCAGGTGAATCATTTTGGGTGGAATTCCACGCCATCGACGGTGCCATTTGCTTTTTTCGCTCGACGTTCGTGGCACTCACAGAGACCCCGACACCGGCATGGGTCGTAACACGGCCACAACTTGCTGACGTTCATCGACAGCAGCGACGTGAATTCGTTCGAGTTGAAGTGGAGATTCCAGTGCGTCTCGAGGCATCGCGCGGCGGCGGGATGCAAATGTGGGAAGTCCGTTCTAAAGACTTAAGCGGAGGCGGCATCGGATTGTGGCTCCCAAAAACAGCCGTGCTGCAGGCGGGGTCAACGGTGTATTGCAAGTTCACTTTGCCGCGTGACGACTTCCCCATCGATACCCAAGGTGTGGTCGTACGCGTGGGTGAGAGAAACGACAACGGATACGGAGTTGCGTCCATTCAATTTTTGAAGATGCGGGAAAACATCCGGCAACGCATTATCCAATTTACTTTTTGGAGACAGCGGTTTCTGTCAAGCCTCTCCGAGGACTTGCATCATTCCTAG
- a CDS encoding germination protein YpeB, whose translation MHRTTWFAIPIALLAVLCTGLGIWSYKLNTDRQAMVNQSDAQYSAAFHSLVSDMDHLTQRLGESEVSTDQSGFAACAQDIWRLAYAGQTEISKLPVELMPMHHTQAFLTALANQSNAWIADKSSPRDPAVFKQVNNYYQRATSLKTELQSIQGKVLGSGLGWVAVNRSVNQKGGYHTGDNQVVDGFRTLEKDLTTFSETASLGSQLESTKPPVKHPQGAIVTPTTAMNKVAAMLRIERGRDWKTTTSNLGGRETVYLISGNAGHNPISAVVSRAGGNVLSLHEDRNPANGNYGFDNAENRAKAWLQQNGFGIVDAEIANQYGNVGYFVFVPQTAGGLAIQSPITINMALDNGDVLTLDTQAYYRNPVPATAPKRSYSTSQLQRKLNPQLKVEEVRNVVMRNPAGQVTSAAQFIGVHGKQTYSVILDATTGDELSVNQIS comes from the coding sequence ATGCATCGAACGACGTGGTTTGCCATTCCAATCGCTCTACTCGCTGTGCTATGTACAGGACTCGGGATTTGGTCGTACAAACTGAATACGGACCGTCAGGCAATGGTCAATCAAAGCGATGCACAGTACTCAGCGGCTTTTCACAGTTTGGTCAGCGATATGGACCATCTTACGCAACGACTCGGGGAATCGGAAGTGTCTACTGACCAGTCAGGGTTCGCCGCGTGCGCACAGGATATCTGGCGACTTGCATACGCGGGTCAGACTGAAATTTCCAAGTTGCCCGTGGAACTTATGCCCATGCACCATACACAGGCATTTCTGACTGCACTCGCCAATCAGTCCAATGCGTGGATTGCGGATAAATCCAGTCCACGAGACCCGGCAGTGTTCAAACAGGTGAACAACTACTATCAGCGCGCCACATCACTCAAAACGGAACTGCAGAGCATCCAGGGGAAAGTGCTGGGCAGTGGTCTCGGCTGGGTTGCGGTGAATCGCTCAGTCAATCAAAAGGGCGGATACCACACTGGAGACAACCAGGTTGTGGATGGATTTCGTACACTCGAAAAGGATTTAACTACGTTCTCAGAAACGGCATCCCTTGGAAGCCAACTGGAAAGCACCAAGCCTCCTGTAAAGCACCCACAGGGAGCTATCGTGACCCCAACTACCGCAATGAACAAGGTCGCGGCTATGCTCCGTATCGAGCGTGGTCGTGATTGGAAGACGACGACGTCCAATTTAGGTGGACGCGAGACTGTGTATCTTATCTCTGGCAACGCAGGACACAACCCCATTTCTGCAGTGGTATCCAGGGCTGGGGGAAACGTATTGTCGCTGCATGAGGACAGAAATCCTGCAAATGGCAATTATGGTTTTGACAACGCAGAGAATCGAGCGAAAGCGTGGCTGCAGCAAAACGGTTTTGGAATTGTTGATGCAGAAATTGCCAATCAATACGGCAACGTCGGCTACTTCGTATTTGTCCCGCAAACCGCAGGAGGTCTCGCGATTCAGTCCCCAATCACAATCAACATGGCTCTTGACAATGGCGATGTTCTGACGCTTGACACTCAAGCGTATTACCGTAACCCAGTTCCAGCGACGGCCCCAAAACGTTCGTACAGCACAAGTCAGTTGCAACGGAAATTGAACCCTCAGCTGAAGGTTGAAGAAGTACGCAATGTTGTCATGCGTAACCCAGCTGGACAAGTCACAAGCGCGGCGCAGTTTATCGGGGTTCATGGCAAACAGACATATTCCGTGATTCTAGACGCGACTACTGGAGATGAACTGTCCGTCAATCAGATATCCTGA